The Glycine soja cultivar W05 chromosome 6, ASM419377v2, whole genome shotgun sequence genome has a window encoding:
- the LOC114414721 gene encoding thioredoxin-like 4, chloroplastic, whose product MSSVRFFMQKMPQVVISGQNSKSFVNVRLDTQKKVKSRISHVVFSLVPRHSHGNLCFGGTKVEPLVKIRHTFFPSRIRVAEEYQEGLSDEDDDLCPVECVREFTTDEEFSKILDKAKETGSLVVVDFFRTSCGSCKYIEQGFAKLCKKSGDHEAPVIFLKHNVMDEYDEQSEVADRLRIRAVPLFHFYKDGVLLEAFPTRDKDRIVAAILKYSSLEREDILG is encoded by the exons ATGAGCAGTGTAAGATTTTTCATGCAAAAGATGCCGCAGGTTGTCATTTCTGGGCAGAATAGCAAGTCCTTTGTCAATGTTAGACTAGACACACAGAAAAAAGTTAAGTCTAGAATTTCCCATGTAGTTTTCAGCCTGGTTCCTAGGCACAGTCATGGCAATCTATGTTTTGGTGGGACAAAAGTTGAACCTCTAGTAAAAATCAGGCACACATTCTTCCCTAGTAGGATAAGAGTTgctgaagaatatcaagaaggtttgtctgatgaagatgatgatctctGTCCCGTTGAATGTGTAAGAGAATTCACCACTGATGAAGAGTTCAGCAAAATTCTGGACAAGGCTAAAGAAACTGGATCTTTGGTTGTGGTGGATTTCTTTCGCACCTCTTGTGGAAGCTGCAAGTATATAGAGCAGGGTTTTGCAAAACTGTGCAAGAAATCTGGTGATCATGAAGCTCCGGTAATCTTCCTAAAGCATAAT GTAATGGATGAGTACGATGAGCAATCCGAGGTTGCTGACCGACTTAGAATCAGG GCCGTGCCTCTTTTCCACTTCTACAAAGATGGTGTCCTGTTGGAAGCATTCCCAACCAGAGACAAAGATAGGATTGTTGCCGCCATACTCAAGTACTCATCTCTTGAAAGAGAAGATATCTTAGGTTAA
- the LOC114414719 gene encoding pentatricopeptide repeat-containing protein At2g04860, with the protein MKPNLSLIHSLFHDASSALLIFRQLLQSSANPNHLTFSLLIKACLSSSSSFSRGSPTAWLQVNQIQTQLLKRGIDQFLYVNTALIDFYMKLGFTTHARQLFEDLPSADVVSWNVLICGYSQHGHPHDALQLFVHMLRESFRPNQTTIASLLPSCGRRELFLQGRSVHAFGIKAGLGLDPQLSNALTSMYAKCDDLEASQLLFQEMGEKNVISWNTMIGAYGQNGFEDKAVLCFKEMLKEGWQPSPVTMMNLMSANAVPETVHCYIIKCGFTGDASVVTSLVCLYAKQGFTDMAKLLYECYPTKDLISLTGIISSYSEKGEVESAVECFIQTLKLDIKPDAVALISVLHGISDPSHFAIGCAFHGYGLKNGLTNDCLVANGLISFYSRFDEILAALSLFFDRSEKPLITWNSMISGCVQAGKSSDAMELFCQMNMCGQKPDAITIASLLSGCCQLGYLRIGETLHGYILRNNVKVEDFTGTALIDMYTKCGRLDYAEKIFYSINDPCLVTWNSIISGYSLYGLEHKAFGCFSKLQEQGLEPDKITFLGVLAACTHGGLVYAGMEYFRIMRKEYGLMPTLQHYACIVGLLGRAGLFKEAIEIINNMEIRPDSAVWGALLSACWIQQEVKLGECLAKNLFLLNYKNGGFYVSLSNLYAIVGRWDDVARVRDMMRDSGGDGSSGVSVIEVTPLRDINNNLCPSEVYLNTSTWQHLCLC; encoded by the coding sequence ATGAAACCTAATCTGTCTCTCATTCACTCTCTATTCCATGATGCAAGCTCTGCACTCCTCATCTTTCGACAACTTTTACAGTCTAGTGCCAACCCCAACCATCTTACCTTTTCTTTACTCATCAAAGCGTgcctttcttcctcttcttctttctcgCGTGGATCACCCACTGCCTGGCTACAAGTAAACCAGATTCAAACCCAGTTGTTGAAACGGGGCATTGACCAATTTCTATATGTAAACACCGCTCTCATTGACTTCTACATGAAACTTGGCTTCACTACCCATGCACGCCAACTGTTCGAAGATTTGCCTTCTGCAGATGTTGTTTCATGGAATGTATTGATTTGTGGATATTCACAACATGGGCATCCTCATGACGCCCTTCAACTCTTTGTCCACATGCTAAGAGAGAGTTTCAGACCTAACCAAACAACTATTGCTAGTTTGTTACCATCTTGTGGTCGCCGTGAACTTTTCCTTCAAGGTAGATCCGTTCACGCATTTGGAATCAAAGCTGGTCTGGGTTTGGATCCTCAGTTGAGTAATGCACTTACCTCAATGTATGCTAAATGTGATGACTTGGAAGCATCCCAACTCTTGTTTCAAGAAATGGGTGAGAAAAATGTTATCTCTTGGAATACCATGATTGGTGCCTATGGCCAAAATGGTTTCGAGGACAAGGCAGTTTTGTGCTTTAAAGAGATGCTGAAGGAAGGTTGGCAACCCAGTCCAGTGACAATGATGAACCTTATGTCAGCTAATGCAGTTCCGGAAACTGTCCATTGCTATATTATCAAATGTGGCTTCACCGGTGATGCATCTGTTGTTACCTCACTAGTTTGTCTATATGCAAAGCAAGGGTTCACTGATATGGCAAAATTGCTTTACGAATGTTATCCCACCAAAGACCTGATTTCGTTAACTGGGATAATCTCTAGCTATTCTGAAAAGGGCGAGGTAGAATCTGCGGTTGAGTGTTTTATCCAAACTCTGAAGTTAGACATAAAACCAGATGCAGTTGCCTTGATTAGTGTCCTTCATGGAATTAGTGATCCTTCTCATTTTGCTATTGGATGTGCTTTCCATGGTTATGGGTTGAAGAATGGGCTGACTAATGATTGCTTAGTTGCAAATGGGCTAATAAGCTTTTATTCAAGATTTGATGAGATATTAGCTGCTTTGTCTTTGTTTTTTGACAGGAGTGAAAAACCGTTGATCACTTGGAATTCTATGATATCTGGCTGCGTTCAGGCTGGAAAATCAAGTGATGCCATGGAGTTGTTCTGCCAAATGAACATGTGTGGACAAAAACCAGATGCAATTACTATCGCTAGTCTACTATCAGGGTGTTGCCAGCTTGGGTACTTGCGGATTGGAGAGACACTGCATGGCTATATCCTTAGAAACAATGTGAAAGTTGAAGATTTTACAGGAACTGCTCTAATAGATATGTATACTAAGTGTGGAAGATTAGATTATGCTGAAAAGATATTTTATAGCATCAATGATCCATGTTTGGTAACATGGAACTCCATCATATCGGGTTACAGTTTATATGGACTTGAACACAAAGCTTTCGGTTGTTTTTCTAAACTGCAAGAACAAGGGCTAGAACCTGATAAAATCACTTTCTTGGGAGTTTTAGCAGCATGCACTCATGGAGGACTTGTCTACGCAGGAATGGAATACTTTCGTATCATGAGAAAAGAGTATGGTTTGATGCCAACTTTGCAGCATTATGCTTGCATTGTTGGCCTCTTGGGTCGGGCAGGGTTGTTCAAGGAAGCAATTGAAATTATTAACAACATGGAAATTCGGCCTGATTCTGCTGTATGGGGGGCACTGTTAAGTGCTTGTTGGATTCAACAGGAAGTAAAGCTTGGGGAATGCTTGgccaaaaatttgtttttattgaattacAAAAACGGGGGATTTTATGTATCATTGTCAAATCTTTATGCGATTGTTGGGAGGTGGGATGACGTAGCAAGGGTGAGGGATATGATGAGAGACAGTGGAGGAGATGGATCTTCAGGTGTTAGTGTTATTGAAGTGACACCCCTCAGAGACATCAATAACAACTTGTGCCCGAGTGAGgtctatttgaatacaagcacTTGGCAGCATTTGTGTCTATGTTGA
- the LOC114414722 gene encoding coenzyme Q-binding protein COQ10 homolog B, mitochondrial-like, whose product MPPFLSTSKALCSLASRKSGGSQLIRSSKSSGKHDGCRCITTAITGGHHNHPSVSRIGFSSLIGGSCNSNNHYYNYNVVQSRRFLGCGDGEEGILSRTYEERRVLGYSTEQLFEVVSAVDFYHGFVPWCQRSDILRHYPDGSFDAELEIGFKFLVESYVSHVELDKPKRIKTTVSQSTLFEHLINIWEFNPGPVPGSCDLYFLVDFKFQSPLYRQIASVFFKEVASRMVGSFTERCRLIYGPEVRVLENSYGKRA is encoded by the exons ATGCCGCCATTTTTGTCGACCTCGAAGGCCCTTTGCTCCTTAGCATCGCGCAAAAGCGGTGGTAGTCAATTGATTAGGTCTAGCAAGAGCAGTGGGAAGCACGATGGATGCAGATGCATCACTACAGCCATTACCGGCGGCCATCACAATCATCCTTCCGTCTCTCGCATCGGCTTTTCCTCTCTCATCGGAGGATCGTGCAATAGCAataatcattattataattataatgttgTTCAATCAAGACGGTTTCTTGGATGTGGAGATGGTGAAGAAGGTATTCTATCCAGAACTTACGAGGAGAGGCGCGTTTTGGG GTACTCTACAGAGCAATTATTTGAAGTTGTTTCTGCTGTTGACTTCTATCATGGTTTTGTCCCATGGTGTCAAAGGTCGGACATACTTAGACACTATCCAGACGGATCATTTGATGCTGAGTTGGAGATTGGATTTAAATTCCTCGTTGAAAGTTATGTTTCTCATGTTGAATTGGACAAACCAAAGCGTATAAAG ACAACTGTGTCGCAGAGTACCCTGTTTGAGCATTTGATAAACATATGGGAGTTTAACCCTGGCCCTGTTCCAGGAAGTTGCGATCTTTATTTCTTGGTGGATTTTAAGTTTCAGTCTCCACTTTACAGACAG ATTGCATCGGTGTTCTTTAAGGAGGTAGCCTCTAGGATGGTTGGTTCATTTACTGAGCGTTGCCGTTTGATATATGGACCGGAAGTGCGGGTCCTTGAAAACTCGTATGGAAAAAGGGCATAA